The Oscillatoria sp. FACHB-1406 genome window below encodes:
- a CDS encoding putative toxin-antitoxin system toxin component, PIN family — MSRKVRFVFDTNVIISALLFETGKPARAFQYALQQGEILLSLDLLEELNEVLGRKKFKRYVTDEEREAFIEALVERAVLVDSLIDIQACRDPKDDKILELAVSGEAEYIISGDKDLLVLNPFQEIEIVTVEEFLQQIKSSG, encoded by the coding sequence ATGAGTCGTAAAGTCCGTTTTGTCTTTGATACCAATGTCATTATCAGTGCTTTACTGTTCGAGACTGGAAAACCAGCGAGAGCCTTCCAATACGCCCTGCAACAGGGTGAAATTTTATTATCTCTAGATTTGTTAGAAGAGTTGAATGAAGTCTTGGGACGAAAAAAATTCAAGCGTTACGTGACGGACGAGGAACGGGAAGCATTTATTGAAGCTTTAGTAGAGCGTGCTGTTTTGGTCGATTCCCTTATAGACATTCAAGCTTGCCGCGACCCTAAAGACGACAAAATTTTAGAGCTAGCAGTAAGCGGAGAAGCTGAATATATTATCAGTGGGGATAAAGATTTACTTGTACTCAATCCATTTCAGGAAATTGAGATCGTTACGGTAGAAGAGTTTTTACAACAAATTAAATCGAGTGGATAA
- a CDS encoding ferritin-like domain-containing protein, translated as MTVAYPRKTNGMSARDIMRQVVRDREIHLITLNRYRYNEQRSCKDLTDLIERLNGKPKELIRDLSHHIADEARHAMWLTDLLVDLGADIDTPPGMSYIDEFERLLDQDSFTTEQQREDGIISALAAINVTEKRGCEYFSAHIQALKEAPQTEENIKIRETIEKIFPEEAGHVRWGNRWLAQIAQKSFTNKHKVENAKRKYAAIEQAAYEAGMDIMAGAELRRLNNLLEISNTLPLWERPQYLMERLPQTLLSPDLQKTRINIAQRAWKRDPQAFVEKFVPMFLNGLNRQEKTRDKATV; from the coding sequence ATGACTGTTGCCTACCCCCGCAAAACGAATGGCATGAGCGCGCGAGATATCATGAGACAAGTCGTGCGCGATCGCGAAATCCATCTCATTACCCTCAACCGCTACCGTTACAACGAACAACGAAGCTGCAAAGACCTCACCGATCTGATCGAACGACTCAACGGCAAACCTAAAGAACTGATCCGCGATCTCTCCCACCATATCGCCGACGAAGCGCGCCACGCGATGTGGCTTACCGATCTCCTCGTCGATCTCGGGGCTGATATCGATACGCCGCCGGGAATGTCTTACATTGATGAATTCGAGCGACTTCTCGACCAAGATAGCTTTACCACCGAACAACAGCGAGAAGACGGTATTATTTCCGCCCTCGCTGCGATTAACGTTACCGAAAAGCGCGGTTGCGAATATTTCTCCGCCCACATCCAAGCGCTGAAAGAAGCGCCACAAACTGAGGAAAATATTAAAATTCGGGAGACAATTGAAAAGATTTTCCCTGAAGAAGCCGGTCACGTTCGTTGGGGCAATCGCTGGCTTGCACAAATCGCCCAAAAGAGTTTCACAAATAAGCACAAAGTCGAGAACGCTAAGCGTAAGTATGCTGCGATCGAACAAGCGGCTTACGAAGCGGGAATGGATATTATGGCAGGGGCAGAACTGCGACGGTTGAATAATTTGCTCGAAATTAGCAACACCTTGCCCTTATGGGAACGCCCGCAGTATTTAATGGAACGCTTGCCACAAACTTTGCTTTCGCCGGACTTACAAAAGACGCGCATTAACATTGCTCAACGTGCTTGGAAGCGAGATCCGCAAGCATTTGTTGAAAAGTTTGTTCCGATGTTTCTGAATGGTTTAAATCGTCAGGAAAAGACGCGCGATAAAGCAACAGTTTAG
- a CDS encoding FHA domain-containing protein, with protein MTANSPQIQLSWDDPVTGDRREPSLSLPIALGRDFAQMPPEIGGRRVSRMILNSLEVSRYHALIDWHNGSFWITDQNSQNGTFVNGQRQTRMALAWGDVLTIGPYQIQVALGGRNYTVPPSNSQITFNPETNAPDPRLPPNPPPPGSSPDRFPPPAFQNREVAVQDLHATGLEVDERDYAAIGGGVGSFVWVDCLRIFGVEPERIVALGVDADCYNRYKQLCLNSQIPLHERLRSNSDSCPDNIWGFPSYAWRETWSELKSGNFKEALGLLWQVFGEPTLAQTYTPRAGRVFDSIAREQERIGWKGIFRYGRVRAIRKTTDGRYAIAYSRTTTGGRDRAFLIARFLHLATGYPAIKFLPDLQAYREKTQDFKTVVNAYEPHDEVYQHLEQHGGTVLIRGRGIVASRIIQRIYEARAVNPKIRTIHLMRSPKPEGQKFRKAKRKVENHFEFQPFNWPKACWGGELRADLEAANPQERTSLLADWGGTTTADRKDWRVMIESGLREGWYRAEFGEVERVERENSCIITYIHNRNYTGTLRLEADFIIDATGLDADVTASPLLNDLVTHYELSRNPLKRLNVSNDFELVEMRAQRGAMYAAGAITLGGPYAAVDSFLGLQYAALRSVYHLATQRAPSLKALNPFSSCGQWWKWAADRAP; from the coding sequence ATGACAGCTAATTCACCGCAAATTCAACTCAGTTGGGACGATCCCGTAACCGGCGATCGCCGCGAACCGTCCCTCAGCCTCCCTATTGCCCTCGGGCGCGATTTCGCCCAAATGCCGCCTGAAATCGGCGGGCGACGGGTTTCTCGCATGATTCTCAATAGCCTCGAAGTCTCCCGCTATCACGCCCTCATCGATTGGCATAATGGCAGTTTTTGGATTACCGACCAGAACAGTCAAAACGGCACTTTTGTCAATGGGCAACGGCAAACTCGTATGGCACTGGCTTGGGGCGATGTTTTAACTATTGGTCCTTACCAAATTCAGGTGGCTTTAGGCGGGCGCAATTATACCGTCCCGCCCAGCAATTCCCAAATTACTTTTAATCCGGAAACGAATGCGCCCGATCCCCGTTTGCCGCCCAATCCGCCACCGCCCGGATCTTCACCCGATCGCTTTCCGCCACCAGCGTTTCAAAACCGGGAAGTCGCGGTGCAAGATTTGCACGCAACGGGATTAGAGGTAGACGAACGGGACTATGCTGCGATTGGGGGCGGTGTGGGGAGTTTTGTTTGGGTGGATTGCTTGCGAATTTTTGGGGTGGAACCGGAGCGGATCGTTGCTTTGGGGGTTGATGCTGATTGTTACAATCGATACAAGCAATTGTGCTTAAACTCGCAAATTCCCTTACACGAACGGCTGCGATCGAATTCCGATTCTTGTCCCGATAATATCTGGGGTTTTCCCAGTTATGCTTGGCGGGAGACCTGGAGCGAACTTAAGAGCGGTAATTTTAAGGAAGCATTGGGCTTACTGTGGCAGGTTTTCGGGGAACCGACGCTAGCGCAGACTTATACGCCGCGTGCGGGACGGGTTTTCGATTCGATCGCGCGGGAACAAGAACGCATCGGCTGGAAAGGTATTTTTCGATACGGGAGAGTACGCGCTATCCGCAAAACCACGGATGGGAGGTACGCGATCGCCTACTCGCGCACGACCACCGGAGGACGCGATCGCGCCTTCCTGATTGCCCGCTTCCTTCACCTCGCCACCGGCTACCCCGCGATCAAATTTCTCCCCGACTTACAAGCCTACCGCGAAAAAACCCAAGATTTTAAAACCGTTGTCAACGCCTACGAACCCCACGACGAAGTTTACCAACATCTCGAACAACACGGCGGCACGGTATTAATTCGCGGGCGGGGAATCGTCGCTTCGCGCATCATTCAACGCATCTACGAAGCGCGCGCGGTTAACCCTAAGATTCGCACCATTCATTTAATGCGATCGCCGAAACCAGAAGGACAAAAGTTCCGAAAAGCCAAACGCAAAGTTGAAAATCACTTTGAATTCCAGCCCTTCAACTGGCCCAAAGCCTGTTGGGGCGGCGAATTGCGTGCCGACCTCGAAGCCGCCAACCCCCAAGAACGCACCTCCCTCCTCGCCGACTGGGGCGGAACCACCACCGCCGATCGCAAAGATTGGCGCGTAATGATAGAATCCGGACTGCGAGAAGGCTGGTATCGAGCGGAATTCGGCGAAGTCGAGCGCGTCGAACGAGAAAATTCCTGCATCATCACCTACATCCACAATCGAAACTATACCGGAACTCTGCGCCTGGAAGCCGACTTCATTATTGACGCTACCGGCTTAGATGCCGATGTCACCGCCAGTCCCCTCCTCAACGATCTCGTCACTCATTACGAACTCTCTCGCAATCCCCTCAAACGGTTGAACGTCAGCAACGACTTTGAACTGGTAGAAATGCGCGCGCAACGGGGGGCAATGTACGCCGCCGGAGCGATTACCCTTGGCGGACCTTACGCCGCTGTAGACAGCTTCCTAGGGCTGCAATACGCCGCCCTTCGCAGCGTCTACCACCTTGCAACCCAGCGCGCGCCAAGTTTAAAAGCGCTCAATCCGTTTTCGTCTTGCGGACAATGGTGGAAGTGGGCAGCAGATCGAGCGCCGTAA
- a CDS encoding ScaI family restriction endonuclease, with protein sequence MTSPYLGRPSHEWFSITQTLVSNHPLEPQEIVDTVLFCWQSILETKLGSRNFQIGKDIFPKPQIMGFFLHELIPLELEAKYPGFWRGERTAFDKDIVYLPDDSFSIEVKTSSAPNRIYGNRSYAQETGRDKKRKSGYYLAINFEKFSISRMPSIRLIRFGWIDSSDWIAQKAATGQQSRLAVEVEKYKLLELYRQS encoded by the coding sequence ATGACTTCCCCTTATTTAGGTCGTCCTAGCCATGAATGGTTCAGCATCACTCAAACCCTCGTATCTAACCATCCCCTAGAGCCACAAGAAATCGTTGATACGGTTCTTTTTTGTTGGCAGTCGATTCTTGAGACAAAACTGGGGTCTCGAAACTTTCAAATCGGTAAGGATATTTTTCCCAAACCTCAAATTATGGGATTTTTCTTGCACGAATTGATTCCGTTAGAGCTTGAAGCCAAATATCCAGGTTTTTGGAGAGGAGAGCGCACTGCGTTTGACAAGGATATTGTTTATTTACCTGATGACTCGTTCTCAATTGAAGTGAAAACATCATCTGCTCCTAATCGTATTTATGGGAATAGAAGTTATGCCCAAGAAACCGGTAGAGATAAAAAGAGAAAATCTGGCTACTATCTTGCCATCAATTTTGAAAAATTCTCAATTTCTAGGATGCCTTCGATTCGACTGATTCGATTTGGGTGGATTGACTCAAGCGATTGGATTGCTCAGAAAGCAGCGACTGGGCAACAATCGCGACTTGCGGTAGAAGTGGAAAAATATAAGTTGTTAGAACTTTATAGGCAAAGCTAA
- a CDS encoding site-specific DNA-methyltransferase produces MAKISRTETENDSRKIASEEHNVYVLEGIDPHQSTKVAPSALLQPFDEATEERINSQYKSILEKITVHLGKPFYADSGFILYQGDLIPYLKQLSRSGISVDLTITSPPYNIGKEYENQMSVDEYINWCTQWMKLIHEVTQPKGSFWLNVGYQEVPKKGLCVPITYLLWDKSPFYLLQEIVWKYGAGVSTKYRLSPRNEKWLFYVKDSQNYTFNLDEIRDTNVKYPNQKKNGKYRCNPLGKNPSDVWDFPKVTTGEKRSSKERTKHPAQFPLGVVERVVKASSNPIEIVMDPFLGSGSTAIASVGLGRLSLGFEIRKDYCELAVERYKQFQKERQSFYCQGSLF; encoded by the coding sequence ATGGCTAAAATTTCGAGAACAGAAACAGAAAATGATTCAAGGAAGATTGCCAGTGAAGAGCATAATGTTTATGTCTTGGAAGGGATAGATCCACATCAATCCACGAAAGTCGCTCCTTCTGCATTACTTCAACCTTTTGATGAAGCTACAGAAGAGCGGATAAACTCTCAATACAAATCTATTTTAGAAAAAATAACAGTTCATTTAGGCAAGCCGTTTTATGCGGATTCAGGTTTTATCCTTTATCAAGGAGATCTGATTCCTTACCTAAAGCAATTATCTCGTTCCGGAATCAGTGTAGATTTGACAATTACATCGCCCCCCTACAATATTGGTAAAGAATATGAAAATCAAATGTCAGTCGATGAATATATTAACTGGTGTACTCAATGGATGAAACTCATTCACGAAGTCACACAACCAAAGGGTTCGTTTTGGTTGAATGTCGGTTATCAAGAAGTTCCTAAAAAAGGTCTTTGCGTACCCATAACTTATCTTTTATGGGATAAATCGCCGTTTTACTTACTGCAAGAAATTGTCTGGAAATATGGAGCAGGAGTTTCGACAAAATATCGTTTAAGTCCGCGCAATGAAAAATGGTTATTTTATGTTAAAGATTCGCAAAACTATACGTTTAATCTAGATGAGATTCGAGATACAAATGTTAAGTATCCAAATCAAAAAAAGAATGGTAAATACCGCTGCAATCCTTTAGGTAAAAATCCGTCTGATGTTTGGGATTTTCCCAAAGTTACCACCGGCGAAAAGCGAAGTTCAAAGGAGAGAACTAAGCATCCCGCTCAATTTCCTTTGGGGGTAGTTGAGAGAGTGGTGAAAGCATCTTCAAATCCAATTGAAATTGTCATGGATCCATTTTTGGGTTCCGGCTCCACTGCAATAGCTTCTGTCGGCTTGGGTCGATTGTCATTGGGTTTTGAAATCAGGAAAGATTATTGCGAACTCGCTGTTGAAAGATATAAACAGTTTCAAAAAGAAAGGCAAAGTTTTTATTGCCAAGGAAGTCTATTTTAG
- the lepB gene encoding signal peptidase I encodes MKTPPVRDPWLAVNLSLFFPGLGQFYAGYPLFACLWLLGQFSLLAIAFYSIFAPDGSTATALVCLIASAVLYIANLYDAFHRIYQHQPSPTGEKIPRTQKNPWFALFISRILPGLGQFYQQKAIVGGIFLGLTIACSQIGQLVPGVMLALPAIAALSSYHAYITFPQRQRFPSTSIAAGIASLFFCFGTLFILSPYWFNRTIDRFEIPSGSMNPTLQIGDFVFVRRDPAYRPQRGDIVVFRAPDVALKPEERRNKRKQIYFIKRVIGLPGEDPSVSEWRVYINGQPLKEPYLAAPPGYEIDPPPIPANAYFVLGDNRNESIDSHVWGYLSDRAIVGRAYKIYWPPQRSRAL; translated from the coding sequence TTGAAAACTCCTCCCGTTCGAGACCCGTGGCTTGCGGTCAATCTCTCTTTATTTTTCCCGGGATTGGGACAATTTTACGCCGGTTATCCTTTATTTGCCTGCCTTTGGCTTCTGGGGCAGTTCAGTTTGCTCGCGATCGCGTTTTACTCCATTTTTGCTCCCGATGGCAGTACGGCAACGGCTTTAGTCTGTCTGATTGCCAGTGCAGTCTTATATATTGCAAATTTATATGACGCTTTTCACCGCATCTACCAACATCAACCTTCACCAACCGGGGAAAAGATTCCCAGAACTCAAAAAAATCCTTGGTTTGCCCTCTTTATCTCTCGGATTTTACCGGGATTAGGGCAGTTTTATCAGCAAAAAGCGATTGTAGGCGGTATTTTCCTGGGTTTAACAATCGCTTGTTCTCAAATCGGTCAATTGGTTCCTGGGGTAATGTTAGCGCTGCCCGCGATCGCAGCCCTTTCCAGCTACCATGCTTACATTACCTTTCCCCAGCGCCAGCGCTTTCCCTCAACCTCAATTGCTGCGGGCATTGCCAGCCTTTTCTTCTGTTTTGGAACGCTCTTTATCTTATCGCCTTACTGGTTTAACCGCACGATCGATCGCTTCGAGATTCCTAGCGGTTCGATGAACCCCACACTACAAATCGGCGACTTCGTTTTCGTGCGGCGAGATCCCGCCTACCGTCCCCAGCGCGGCGATATCGTCGTTTTCCGCGCGCCCGATGTCGCCCTCAAACCCGAAGAACGCCGCAATAAACGCAAACAGATTTATTTCATTAAGCGCGTCATCGGTTTGCCGGGAGAAGATCCGAGCGTTTCGGAGTGGCGAGTTTACATTAACGGACAACCCCTTAAAGAACCTTACCTCGCCGCACCTCCGGGCTACGAAATCGATCCGCCTCCGATTCCTGCCAACGCTTACTTTGTCCTCGGCGACAATCGTAACGAAAGTATTGACTCCCACGTTTGGGGGTACTTAAGCGATCGCGCGATCGTCGGTCGAGCCTATAAAATTTATTGGCCTCCCCAACGCAGTCGAGCGCTTTAA
- a CDS encoding lipoate--protein ligase family protein — MSTNESDEGIENIEKFPVLFLSRSHSGKIAVPTFSSHSPIWRLIPFIEASGAVQMAIDRWIFDRYCRGEMPPTIRFYTWEPAAISLGYHQRRFPESWRSLTCHGKPIDLVRRPTGGRAVLHQGDLCYAIVTSEMGESRDRTYETLCEFLIQGWRSLGIELHYGHAERGYIGQPGCFSTATAADLVTAQGQKAIGSAQLRRDRTILQHGSMILSSPSSLYQQVFGDTASAPIWGDSSAIPVPVILEALTEAARHCFAVDFAIEPLSETEWQEIF; from the coding sequence ATGAGTACCAATGAATCGGATGAAGGGATTGAAAACATTGAAAAATTCCCTGTCCTGTTTTTGTCGCGATCGCACTCCGGAAAAATAGCCGTGCCGACATTCTCCTCGCACTCCCCCATCTGGCGCTTAATCCCGTTTATCGAAGCAAGCGGGGCAGTACAAATGGCGATCGATCGCTGGATTTTCGATCGATACTGTCGCGGCGAAATGCCCCCGACAATCAGATTTTATACCTGGGAACCGGCGGCGATTTCCCTAGGCTACCACCAACGGCGATTTCCCGAATCTTGGCGATCGCTGACTTGCCACGGAAAACCTATCGATCTGGTTCGCCGTCCGACGGGAGGCAGGGCGGTACTGCATCAGGGCGATTTGTGCTACGCGATTGTCACCTCCGAAATGGGCGAGTCGCGCGATCGCACTTACGAAACCCTCTGCGAATTTTTAATCCAAGGCTGGCGTTCCCTCGGTATCGAACTGCACTACGGACACGCCGAACGCGGTTATATCGGGCAACCCGGTTGTTTTAGTACCGCTACCGCAGCGGATTTAGTGACGGCGCAAGGGCAAAAAGCGATCGGCAGCGCTCAATTGCGGCGCGATCGAACGATATTGCAGCACGGTTCCATGATTTTGTCAAGCCCATCGAGCTTATATCAACAGGTTTTTGGAGACACTGCTAGCGCGCCAATCTGGGGAGACAGCAGCGCCATTCCTGTTCCCGTCATTCTCGAAGCCCTAACCGAAGCCGCTCGCCATTGTTTTGCTGTAGATTTCGCAATCGAGCCGCTATCGGAGACAGAATGGCAAGAAATCTTTTGA
- a CDS encoding GntR family transcriptional regulator, translating into MVQFHIQSDSDIPASKQLFDQIQFAIASRQYPPGHRLPSTRQLAMITGLHRNTISKVYRQLEETGLVESQAGSGIYVKAQGHEGGTRRSSPILDQYPEAYKLVQNSLDALLGQGCSLSQARELFLSEIDWRLRCSARVLVTVPSRDLGAGELMVQEIEQALKIPVQLVPMEELGRVLDQTLSGTVVTSRYFIGQAEALAAPKSVRVIPVDIYDYAKEIQIIGTLAKGSCIGLVSLSAGILGVAEIIVHSLRGDDILVMAAQVDDTYKLNALVRSAQTIVSDKASYARVKAAILAARDDLIRHPELICSENYIGEKSINLLKRELGLG; encoded by the coding sequence ATGGTGCAATTTCATATTCAGTCTGACAGCGATATTCCCGCTTCCAAGCAACTGTTCGACCAAATTCAGTTCGCGATCGCGTCTCGGCAATATCCCCCCGGTCATCGTCTCCCCAGTACCCGCCAACTGGCGATGATTACCGGACTTCACCGCAACACGATTAGTAAAGTTTACCGCCAACTCGAAGAAACCGGCCTCGTTGAATCCCAAGCCGGTTCCGGTATTTACGTCAAAGCCCAAGGACACGAAGGCGGAACTCGCCGCAGTTCTCCCATCCTCGACCAATATCCCGAAGCCTACAAACTCGTCCAAAATAGCCTCGATGCGCTGCTCGGACAAGGCTGTTCTCTCTCTCAAGCCCGGGAACTCTTTCTTTCGGAAATTGACTGGCGTTTGCGCTGTAGCGCGCGCGTTCTCGTCACCGTTCCCTCGCGAGATTTGGGCGCGGGCGAATTAATGGTTCAAGAAATCGAACAAGCGCTGAAAATTCCCGTTCAACTCGTGCCGATGGAAGAATTAGGGCGAGTTCTCGACCAAACGCTTTCGGGAACGGTTGTCACCAGTCGCTATTTTATCGGTCAAGCGGAAGCCCTAGCTGCCCCGAAATCCGTGCGAGTGATTCCCGTCGATATTTACGATTACGCCAAAGAAATTCAAATTATCGGGACTTTGGCGAAAGGCAGTTGCATTGGTTTGGTCAGTTTGAGCGCGGGAATTCTGGGCGTGGCGGAAATTATCGTTCACAGTCTGCGCGGAGACGATATCCTGGTGATGGCGGCGCAGGTAGACGACACATACAAACTCAATGCGTTAGTTCGCAGCGCCCAAACGATTGTCAGCGATAAAGCCAGTTACGCGCGCGTGAAAGCGGCAATCCTTGCGGCTCGCGATGATTTGATTCGCCACCCAGAACTGATTTGCAGCGAAAATTATATTGGGGAAAAATCGATTAATTTGCTCAAGCGCGAGTTGGGGTTGGGTTAA
- a CDS encoding fumarylacetoacetate hydrolase family protein, translating into MAQRYVRVKTLKGQIYYGLLQLDRAVQVLDAPPWLGGQPTKEILGGEDYQLLAPCAPSKIIAVGKNYANHAAEMGTPVPEEPLLFLKPPTTIIADGQAIEYPSQSQRVDYEGELAITIGDRARHCTPEEAQNKIWGYTIANDVTARDLQRKDSQWTRGKGFDTFCPLGPWIVRELSAAARLQTFVNDEPKPRQSASIGEMVFSPEFLVSYISQVMTLLPGDLILTGTPEGIGPLEKGDRVRIEIEGIGMLENSVREGT; encoded by the coding sequence ATGGCGCAACGCTACGTCCGGGTCAAAACCCTCAAAGGGCAAATCTATTACGGATTGCTACAACTCGATCGCGCGGTTCAAGTCCTCGACGCTCCGCCTTGGCTGGGAGGACAACCGACGAAGGAAATTTTAGGGGGCGAGGATTACCAGCTTTTAGCACCTTGCGCGCCCTCAAAAATTATTGCCGTGGGCAAAAACTATGCCAACCACGCCGCTGAGATGGGAACGCCCGTTCCTGAAGAACCCCTATTATTTCTCAAACCGCCGACGACGATTATCGCCGACGGGCAAGCGATTGAATATCCCTCTCAGTCGCAGCGCGTGGATTACGAAGGCGAATTAGCAATAACGATTGGCGATCGCGCCCGCCATTGTACCCCCGAAGAAGCCCAAAATAAAATCTGGGGCTATACCATCGCCAACGATGTCACCGCCCGCGATTTGCAGCGTAAGGACAGCCAATGGACGCGCGGCAAAGGTTTCGATACCTTTTGCCCGTTAGGCCCCTGGATTGTACGCGAATTGAGCGCGGCAGCGAGGTTACAGACGTTTGTCAACGACGAACCCAAACCGCGTCAGTCAGCCTCGATCGGCGAGATGGTTTTTTCGCCGGAGTTTCTCGTCTCCTACATCTCCCAAGTGATGACGCTGCTGCCCGGAGATTTGATTTTAACCGGAACGCCAGAAGGAATCGGTCCGCTCGAAAAAGGCGATCGCGTGCGCATCGAAATAGAAGGTATTGGGATGCTCGAAAATTCAGTGCGAGAGGGAACTTAA
- the rpsF gene encoding 30S ribosomal protein S6 — protein sequence MNRNYEMMYVLRPDLSEEQLNAAVGKYRNFLTERGATDVNVQVRARRRLAYEIQRFQEGVYVQMNYKADGKQVAPLERAMRLSDEVLRYLTIRQKDDSANATAAVAAQPEPESEPVEVEA from the coding sequence ATGAACCGAAATTATGAAATGATGTACGTGCTGCGCCCCGATTTGTCGGAGGAGCAGTTGAATGCAGCGGTGGGTAAGTATCGCAACTTTTTAACCGAACGCGGCGCAACTGATGTAAACGTTCAAGTACGGGCGCGGCGACGCTTGGCTTACGAAATTCAGCGCTTTCAAGAAGGGGTCTACGTTCAAATGAACTACAAAGCCGATGGCAAACAAGTCGCACCTTTGGAACGGGCGATGCGACTGAGCGATGAAGTGTTGCGCTATTTGACAATTCGCCAAAAAGATGATAGTGCGAACGCTACGGCAGCAGTGGCAGCCCAGCCCGAACCCGAAAGCGAACCCGTAGAAGTCGAAGCTTAA